The Oryzias latipes chromosome 1, ASM223467v1 genome contains a region encoding:
- the pgm2 gene encoding phosphoglucomutase-2, with translation MQNDLVPTGDTKLDQAVQLWLQYDKNPKTVKMVKDLLQDGAVEALKKCFSSRMEFGTAGLRAAMGPGTSCMNDLTIIQTTQGFCCYLEQTFGDLKERGVVIGYDARAHPPSGGSSKRFASLAAAVFTSRGVPVHLFSDITPTPFVPFTVSHLSLCAGIMITASHNPKQDNGYKVYWENGAQIVSPHDKGISKAIEGNLEPWPESWNAEEALKSPLLKDPYQDVHTQYFKAIQKLCHYRDINKSSKVKIVHTSVHGVGHSFVQSAFKAFDLPPPYAVEEQKDPDPEFPTVKYPNPEEGEGVLTLSFALAEKEGASVVLANDPDADRLAVAEKQESGLWRVFSGNELGALLGWWLFSCWKQQNPDAAVLKKIYMLSSTVSSKILRAIALKEGFHFEETLTGFKWMGNRAKDLIDQGNTVLFAFEEAIGYMCCKSVLDKDGVSAAAIAGEMVSFLATKNKSLSQKLSAIYEEYGYHISKNSYFICHDQKVIHSLFERLRNFSGKPDSYPTECGRFCISAVRDLTTGYDSNQPDNKAVLPTSRSSQMITFTFSNGCVATMRTSGTEPKIKYYTELCAAPGNSDVTHLKKELDDLVEAIIENFFEPTKNKLQPKPE, from the exons ATGCAGAACGATTTGGTTCCCACCGGTGACACTAAACTGGACCAGGCTGTCCAGCTATGGTTGCAGTATGACAAG AACCCTAAAACGGTTAAGATGGTGAAGGACCTGCTGCAGGACGGGGCTGTGGAGGCTTTGAAGAAATGCTTCTCTTCCAGGATGGAGTTTGGCACCGCCGGGCTGAGAGCAGCCATGGGCCCCGGCACATCCTGTATGAATGACCTCACTATCATCCAGACCACGCAG GGTTTCTGCTGTTATCTGGAGCAGACTTTTGGGGACCTGAAGGAGCGAGGGGTGGTGATTGGTTACGATGCGCGGGCCCACCCTCCCAGTGGAGGCAGCAGCAAGCGATTTGCCAGTCTGGCTGCTGCAGTGTTCACAAGCAGAGGAGTCCCGGTTCATCTCTTCTCTGACATCACCCCAACACCCTTTGTG CCTTTTACAGTTTCCCACCTGAGTTTGTGTGCAGGCATCATGATAACTGcttctcacaaccccaaacagGACAACGGCTACAAG GTTTATTGGGAAAATGGGGCGCAGATTGTGTCTCCTCATGACAAAGGAATCTCTAAAGCCATAGAAGGAAACTTAGAACCCTGGCCAGAGTCCTGGAACGCAGAAGAGGCACTTAAAAGCCCTTTGCTCAAAGACCCCTATCAAGATGTCCACACGCAATACTTCAAAGCCATCCAGAAACTctgtcattacag GGACATAAACAAGAGCTCAAAAGTGAAAATAGTGCACACGTCTGTGCACGGCGTTGGTCACTCTTTTGTCCAGTCAGCATTCAAGGCCTTTGACCTGCCTCCTCCATATGCTGTGGAGGAACAGAAGGATCCCGACCCCGAATTTCCCACTGTCAAATACCCCAATCCGGAGGAAGGAGAGGGAGTTTTG ACGTTGTCGTTTGCACTTGCAGAGAAGGAGGGGGCCTCTGTGGTGTTGGCaaatgacccagatgctgatCGACTGGCTGTTGCTGAAAAACAAGAGAG TGGGCTGTGGCGAGTCTTCAGCGGTAATGAGTTGGGAGCGCTGCTTGGTTGGTGGTTATTCAGCTGCTGGAAACAGCAGAACCCTGACGCTGCTGTCTTGAAAAAGATCTACATGTTATCAAGCACGGTCTCATCCAAAATACTGAGAGCAATTGCTCTGAAGGAGGGCTTTCACTTTGAG GAAACGCTAACCGGGTTCAAGTGGATGGGAAACCGAGCCAAAGATCTCATAGACCAGGGCAACACAgtcttgtttgcttttgaagaAGCTATAG GCTACATGTGTTGTAAGTCTGTCCTGGATAAAGATGGAGTCAGTGCTGCAGCAATAGCAGGAGAGATGGTTTCCTTTCTGGCCACTAAGAACAAAAGTCTATCCCAGAAGCTCTCCGCCATCTATGAAGA GTATGGCTACCACATCAGCAAAAACTCCTACTTTATCTGCCACGATCAGAAAGTCATCCACAGTCTGTTTGAACGTCTGCGCAACTTCAGCGGCAAACCTGACTCTTACCCCACAGAATGTGGCCGCTTCTGCATCTCTGCTGTCCGAGACCTGACCACCGGCTACGATAGCAACCAACCTGACAACAAAGCT GTTCTTCCAACCTCTCGCTCCAGTCAGATGATCACGTTTACTTTCTCTAATGGGTGTGTAGCCACCATGAGAACCAGTGGGACAGAGCCAAAAATCAAATACTACACGGAACTATGCGCTGCTCCTGGTAACAG TGATGTGACTCACCTAAAGAAGGAGCTGGATGACTTGGTTGAGGCCATCATTGAGAACTTCTTTGAACCAACAAAGAATAAACTGCAGCCCAAGCCTGAATAA